One window of Bacteroides sp. AN502(2024) genomic DNA carries:
- a CDS encoding phosphodiester glycosidase family protein has product MRKYFGILVFALCSIGTLKGQTASDSLAIVSAQWEIVHSQKGIICKSASIPQLYQCPQVINLIEIDPGRGMKTGIALSDGMKKTSRIASEHHALAAINGSYFDMKHGNSVCFLKTGRQVMDTTTISEFKLRVTGAVYERKGKMKLIPWNRKIEKEYKRKAGTVLAAGPLLLKDGRVCDWSLCGPDFVRTKHPRSAVCMTKDGKILLVTVNGRFPGRAEGVNIPELAHLLRILGGKDALNLDGGGSTTLWLSGAPENGVVNYPCDNKRFDHAGERGVSNIIYVYE; this is encoded by the coding sequence ATGAGAAAATACTTCGGTATCCTTGTCTTTGCTCTCTGTTCCATCGGAACATTGAAAGGGCAGACTGCATCAGATTCTCTGGCAATCGTTTCTGCCCAATGGGAGATAGTACATTCTCAAAAGGGAATTATCTGCAAGAGCGCATCTATACCGCAGCTTTATCAGTGTCCCCAGGTTATCAACCTGATAGAGATTGACCCCGGCAGAGGGATGAAGACGGGTATTGCCCTATCGGACGGTATGAAAAAGACAAGCCGGATAGCTTCCGAACATCATGCGCTTGCAGCAATCAATGGCTCTTATTTTGATATGAAGCATGGGAATTCTGTCTGTTTCCTGAAGACGGGCAGGCAAGTGATGGATACGACAACGATAAGCGAGTTTAAACTGCGTGTCACGGGAGCCGTTTATGAACGGAAAGGAAAGATGAAGCTGATTCCTTGGAACAGAAAGATAGAAAAAGAATATAAGCGAAAGGCGGGTACAGTATTGGCAGCCGGTCCGTTATTATTAAAGGACGGTCGGGTGTGCGACTGGAGCTTGTGTGGTCCGGACTTCGTACGGACCAAGCATCCCCGTAGCGCTGTTTGCATGACGAAGGACGGAAAGATACTGCTCGTCACGGTGAACGGACGTTTTCCGGGGCGTGCCGAAGGGGTGAATATCCCCGAACTGGCACACCTGCTTCGGATATTAGGCGGTAAGGATGCGTTGAACCTCGATGGCGGCGGTTCCACAACATTATGGCTGTCGGGAGCACCGGAGAATGGCGTTGTCAATTATCCTTGTGATAATAAACGTTTCGATCATGCCGGAGAACGCGGAGTGTCCAATATCATTTATGTTTATGAATAG
- a CDS encoding L-threonylcarbamoyladenylate synthase codes for MIEDIKKACQVMNEGGVILYPTDTVWGIGCDATNEEAVRRVYEIKKRADSKAMLVLVDSPVKVDFYVQEVPDVAWDLIEVADKPLTIIYSGARNLASNLLAEDGSVGIRVTNEEFSKRLCQQFRKAIVSTSANVSGQPGAANFSEISDEIKSAVDYIVGFRQDDRSRPKPSSIIKLEKGGVIKIIRE; via the coding sequence ATGATAGAAGATATTAAAAAAGCCTGTCAGGTGATGAATGAAGGGGGGGTGATCCTTTATCCCACCGATACCGTATGGGGTATAGGCTGTGATGCGACGAATGAAGAGGCTGTACGCCGCGTGTATGAGATCAAGAAACGCGCTGACAGTAAGGCTATGCTGGTTTTGGTAGACTCTCCGGTTAAAGTGGATTTTTATGTACAGGAGGTGCCTGATGTTGCATGGGATTTGATTGAAGTTGCCGACAAGCCGTTGACGATAATTTATTCCGGAGCGCGTAACTTAGCATCGAATTTGCTCGCCGAAGATGGCAGTGTGGGGATTCGGGTGACGAATGAAGAGTTCTCCAAACGACTCTGTCAACAGTTTCGCAAAGCGATTGTTTCTACTTCGGCGAATGTCAGCGGGCAGCCGGGTGCGGCTAATTTTAGTGAAATCAGTGATGAAATCAAATCGGCGGTAGATTATATCGTTGGCTTTCGTCAGGATGATAGGAGCCGGCCGAAACCCTCAAGTATTATTAAGTTGGAAAAAGGTGGAGTGATAAAGATAATTCGCGAATAA
- a CDS encoding chloride channel protein: MKEEKLSLLQRCIKWREANIKEKQFILILSFLVGIFTAFAALILKFLIHQIQNFLTDNFSATQANYLYLVYPVVGIFLAGWFVRNIVKDDISHGVTKILYAISRRQGRIKRHNIWSSTIASAITIGFGGSVGAEAPIVLTGSAIGSNLGSVFKMEHRTLMLLVGCGAAGAIAGIFKAPIAGLVFTLEVLMIDLTMYSLLPLLISAVTAATVSYITTGTEAMFKFHLDQPFELERIPFVILLGIFCGLISLYFTRAMNSVEGLFGKLNNPYKKLAFGGVMLSVLIFLFPPLYGEGYDTIELLLNGTSAAEWDTVMNNSMFYGYGNLLLVYLMLIILLKVFASSATNGGGGCGGIFAPSLYLGCIAGFVFSHFSNDFAFSAYLPEKNFALMGMAGVMSGVMHAPLTGVFLIAELTGGYDLFLPLMIVSVSSYLTIIAFEPHSIYSMRLAKKGELITHHKDKAVLTLMKMENVVEDDFVVVHPEMDLGELVKAIAASHRNVFPVTDKRTGELLGVVLLDDIRNIMFRQELYHRFTVNKLMTSAPAKIFNTDGMEQVMQTFDETKAWNLPVVDEEGRYQGFVSKSKIFNSYRQVLVHFSED; the protein is encoded by the coding sequence ATGAAAGAAGAAAAACTTAGTTTATTACAGCGTTGCATCAAATGGCGGGAAGCGAATATAAAGGAGAAGCAATTTATCCTGATATTAAGTTTCCTTGTGGGAATCTTTACAGCGTTTGCTGCATTAATATTGAAATTCTTAATTCATCAGATACAGAATTTCCTGACCGATAATTTCAGTGCGACGCAAGCCAACTACCTGTATTTGGTATATCCGGTAGTCGGAATCTTTTTGGCAGGCTGGTTTGTGCGCAATATAGTCAAGGACGACATCAGTCATGGAGTCACCAAGATTCTATATGCCATTTCCCGCAGGCAGGGGCGTATCAAACGACATAATATCTGGTCGTCTACTATCGCCAGTGCCATCACTATCGGATTTGGAGGATCGGTCGGGGCGGAGGCGCCGATTGTGCTGACCGGTTCAGCTATCGGTTCCAATTTGGGTAGCGTCTTCAAGATGGAACACCGCACGCTGATGCTGCTCGTGGGATGTGGAGCGGCAGGTGCCATTGCCGGTATTTTCAAAGCTCCGATTGCCGGGCTCGTGTTTACATTGGAAGTCCTGATGATTGACCTGACTATGTATTCTTTGCTTCCGTTGCTGATTTCTGCAGTGACCGCGGCTACCGTATCTTATATTACTACCGGTACGGAAGCTATGTTTAAGTTTCATCTTGATCAGCCATTCGAACTGGAACGTATTCCTTTTGTTATCTTGTTGGGAATCTTTTGCGGACTGATTTCGTTGTACTTTACGCGTGCCATGAATTCGGTGGAAGGCCTCTTTGGTAAACTTAATAACCCTTATAAGAAACTGGCTTTCGGTGGTGTGATGTTGAGTGTGTTGATTTTCCTTTTCCCGCCTCTTTATGGTGAAGGATATGATACGATTGAGCTTTTGCTGAATGGAACATCTGCGGCAGAGTGGGATACGGTGATGAACAATTCTATGTTTTACGGTTACGGTAATCTGCTGCTGGTTTATTTGATGTTGATAATTTTGCTGAAAGTATTTGCCTCCAGTGCAACGAATGGTGGCGGCGGCTGTGGTGGAATCTTTGCACCTTCGCTTTATCTGGGGTGTATTGCCGGGTTTGTTTTCTCTCATTTCAGCAATGATTTTGCTTTCTCTGCTTATCTGCCGGAGAAGAATTTCGCGTTGATGGGAATGGCGGGAGTGATGAGTGGCGTCATGCACGCTCCGTTGACAGGGGTATTTCTGATAGCCGAACTAACCGGTGGATATGATTTATTCCTTCCGTTGATGATTGTATCCGTTAGTTCATATCTGACTATCATTGCTTTTGAGCCTCATAGCATCTATTCGATGCGTCTGGCCAAGAAGGGAGAGCTGATTACGCACCATAAGGATAAGGCCGTATTGACATTAATGAAAATGGAAAATGTGGTGGAGGACGATTTCGTTGTTGTGCATCCGGAAATGGATTTGGGCGAATTGGTGAAAGCAATTGCTGCTTCTCATCGAAATGTGTTCCCGGTGACAGATAAGAGGACGGGTGAATTGCTGGGAGTCGTACTTCTCGACGACATTCGTAACATCATGTTCCGGCAAGAACTTTATCATCGTTTCACTGTTAATAAATTGATGACATCTGCCCCTGCCAAGATATTCAATACGGATGGAATGGAACAGGTGATGCAGACGTTTGATGAGACGAAAGCCTGGAATCTTCCGGTAGTGGATGAAGAAGGACGATATCAGGGGTTTGTCTCTAAATCGAAGATATTTAATTCATACCGGCAAGTATTGGTGCATTTCTCTGAAGATTAA
- the recJ gene encoding single-stranded-DNA-specific exonuclease RecJ has protein sequence MNHKWNYRPITPEQTETSRTLAQELGISPILGQLLVQRGITKATDAKKFFRPQLPDLHDPFLMKDMDVAVERLNRAMGKKERILIYGDYDVDGTTAVALVYKFIQQFYSNLDYYIPDRYNEGYGISKKGIDYAAETGVGLIIVLDCGIKAVEEITYAKEKGIDFIICDHHVPDDILPPAVAILNAKRLDNTYPYTHLSGCGVGFKFMQAFAISNGIEFHHLIPLLDIVAVSIASDIVPIMGENRILAYHGLKQLNSNPSIGMKAIIDVCGLSEKEITVSDIVFKIGPRINASGRIQNGKEAVDLLTEKDFSVALEKAGQINQYNKTRKDLDKSMTEEANNIVAHLEGLADRRSIVLYNEEWHKGVIGIVASRLTEVYYRPAVVLTRTDDMATGSARSVSGFDVYKAIEHCRDLLENFGGHTYAAGLSMKVENVEAFSKRFEEYVSQHILPEQTSAVIDIDAEIDFRDISSKFFNDLKKFNPFGPDNTKPIFCTHHVYDYGTSKVVGRDQEHIKLELVDNKSNNVMNGIAFGQSSHVRYIKTKRSFDICYAIEENTHKRGEVQLQIEDIKPIE, from the coding sequence ATGAATCACAAATGGAATTATCGGCCCATTACACCCGAACAGACAGAGACAAGCCGGACATTGGCCCAGGAATTAGGGATTAGCCCGATCCTTGGACAACTTCTGGTACAGCGGGGAATAACGAAGGCAACGGATGCCAAGAAGTTTTTCCGTCCGCAATTGCCCGACCTGCACGACCCGTTCCTGATGAAGGACATGGATGTGGCAGTAGAACGTCTGAACAGGGCGATGGGAAAGAAAGAACGTATTCTAATTTATGGAGATTATGATGTAGACGGTACTACTGCTGTGGCATTGGTCTACAAGTTTATTCAACAGTTCTATTCGAACCTTGATTATTACATACCCGACCGCTATAACGAAGGGTATGGCATCTCGAAAAAAGGAATAGACTATGCCGCTGAAACCGGTGTGGGACTGATTATCGTACTCGATTGCGGAATAAAAGCTGTAGAGGAAATTACGTATGCCAAAGAGAAAGGGATTGACTTTATCATCTGCGACCATCACGTGCCGGATGATATTCTCCCGCCTGCCGTAGCTATTTTGAACGCCAAACGCCTGGACAACACGTACCCGTACACCCACCTTTCCGGCTGTGGAGTCGGTTTCAAGTTTATGCAGGCATTCGCTATCAGCAACGGCATCGAGTTCCATCACCTGATTCCTTTGCTCGACATTGTAGCTGTGAGTATTGCATCGGACATCGTTCCGATTATGGGTGAAAACCGGATCCTCGCCTACCACGGTTTGAAGCAACTGAACAGTAACCCGAGTATCGGCATGAAGGCTATTATCGATGTATGCGGACTTTCTGAAAAGGAAATCACCGTCAGCGATATTGTGTTTAAAATCGGACCGCGCATCAATGCATCGGGACGTATTCAGAACGGTAAAGAAGCTGTAGACCTGCTGACGGAAAAAGATTTCTCGGTAGCGCTTGAGAAAGCCGGACAAATCAACCAGTACAACAAAACCCGAAAGGATCTTGACAAGAGTATGACGGAAGAGGCGAACAACATCGTTGCCCATCTGGAAGGGTTGGCAGACCGGCGTTCTATTGTGCTCTACAACGAAGAATGGCACAAAGGAGTGATCGGTATCGTAGCTTCTCGCCTGACAGAAGTGTATTATCGCCCCGCTGTAGTACTGACACGGACGGATGACATGGCGACAGGCTCCGCACGTTCTGTTTCCGGATTCGATGTGTATAAAGCAATCGAGCATTGCCGCGACCTATTGGAGAACTTCGGAGGGCATACATACGCCGCCGGACTATCGATGAAAGTGGAGAATGTGGAGGCTTTCTCCAAACGGTTCGAAGAGTACGTTTCACAGCATATCCTGCCGGAACAAACCAGTGCTGTGATTGACATTGACGCTGAAATCGACTTCAGGGATATTTCGTCCAAGTTCTTCAACGACCTGAAGAAATTTAATCCCTTCGGTCCCGATAACACAAAACCTATTTTCTGCACTCATCATGTCTATGATTATGGAACGAGTAAAGTGGTGGGACGCGATCAGGAACATATCAAACTCGAACTGGTGGACAATAAATCGAATAATGTAATGAACGGCATCGCGTTCGGACAGAGTTCACACGTGCGTTATATCAAAACGAAACGCTCGTTCGACATCTGTTACGCCATTGAAGAAAACACGCACAAGCGTGGTGAGGTGCAACTTCAAATCGAGGATATAAAGCCGATTGAATAA
- a CDS encoding ComEC/Rec2 family competence protein: MSTFYIHRYPYIRLIIPWVAGVFCGDHFFDRSWELLWPVLTFGLCIALLFVLYFLKRYSLRWCFGLAVSILCFMGGWLGITWQLQQAVYSFPEDETVYRILITDAPQAKEHTYLCQTQLKERRDTIGTYPIGRAVLLYLQQDSAAALLKNGDELLISARISPPHNNRNFDEFDYERFLMYKGICGTGYVASGKWTILASNKPPLSPGNSPVSLQRGGKNSLDLKSVAGSCRRKVISLYRELGFTGDELAVLLALTIGDKTELSDSVRESYSVAGASHILALSGLHIGLLYTLLFLILQPVARRGNIGRGMRSVLLLVLLWAFAFFTGLSPSVVRSVSMFSILAMADVVGRQPLSLNTLAAAAWLMLFCNPAWLFDVGFQLSFLAVASILLMQKSIYHLITVKGRVGKYVWGVMSVSIAAQIGTAPLVMFYFSRFSVHFLLTNLVVISLITILLYAAVVMLLLTPLSWLQVIVAEGVKKLLEGLNFFVRWVEQLPYASIDGIWLYQSEIWGIYIVGCLWAYYFKNRRYRNLLIGLFSLLLLGTYHATLYGLDRPRTGLVFYNVRGCPAVHCIGNDGRSWISYVDSIPDKKRLERVAANYWRRHHLLPPQEITTDCRYVELNRRQQIVSYHGCHVGVINDNRWRNKTTASPLYIHYLYLCKGYDGRLEELNRVFSFSYVILDASLPEYRKHLLESECKKSGLRFISLSDEGSVRFLL, encoded by the coding sequence TTGAGTACTTTTTACATCCATCGATATCCTTATATACGCCTGATTATCCCTTGGGTAGCAGGCGTTTTTTGTGGTGATCATTTTTTTGACCGTTCATGGGAACTCTTATGGCCTGTGCTGACCTTTGGACTTTGCATTGCTTTATTGTTTGTCCTTTATTTCCTGAAACGCTATTCATTGCGATGGTGCTTTGGATTGGCAGTTTCTATCCTTTGTTTCATGGGAGGATGGCTTGGGATAACTTGGCAATTGCAACAGGCTGTTTACTCTTTTCCTGAAGATGAAACTGTGTATCGGATTTTGATAACGGATGCACCTCAAGCAAAAGAACATACGTATCTTTGTCAGACACAATTGAAAGAACGTCGTGACACTATCGGTACATATCCGATAGGGCGTGCTGTGCTTCTTTATCTACAGCAAGATTCGGCTGCCGCCCTGTTAAAGAATGGAGATGAACTGTTGATCTCTGCCCGTATTTCTCCTCCTCACAACAATCGGAACTTTGATGAATTTGATTATGAACGCTTCCTGATGTACAAAGGAATCTGTGGAACAGGATATGTTGCGTCTGGGAAATGGACAATCTTAGCTTCAAACAAACCACCATTATCTCCGGGTAACTCCCCTGTCTCTTTGCAACGGGGTGGAAAGAATAGCCTTGATCTCAAAAGTGTAGCCGGTTCTTGCCGAAGAAAGGTGATCTCACTTTATCGGGAACTAGGATTTACCGGTGATGAGCTGGCTGTACTTTTAGCACTGACCATAGGGGACAAGACTGAATTAAGTGATTCGGTTCGTGAGAGTTACTCTGTAGCCGGTGCCAGTCATATTCTTGCTTTATCCGGTTTGCATATCGGGCTTTTATATACACTGCTCTTTCTCATTTTGCAGCCCGTTGCCCGAAGAGGAAATATAGGTAGAGGTATGCGTTCTGTTCTTCTTCTGGTTCTATTGTGGGCTTTTGCCTTTTTTACAGGACTTTCTCCTTCTGTGGTACGGTCGGTCAGTATGTTCTCTATTTTAGCAATGGCAGATGTGGTTGGGCGTCAACCGCTATCTCTAAATACACTGGCAGCAGCTGCATGGTTGATGTTATTTTGTAATCCGGCATGGTTGTTTGATGTTGGCTTTCAACTCTCTTTTCTTGCTGTTGCTTCCATTCTATTGATGCAAAAGTCGATCTATCACTTGATTACGGTGAAAGGTAGAGTCGGAAAGTATGTTTGGGGAGTGATGAGTGTGTCTATTGCCGCACAAATAGGAACGGCACCGCTTGTCATGTTTTATTTCTCCCGATTCTCTGTGCATTTCCTATTGACGAATCTGGTCGTTATCTCTTTGATTACGATTCTCTTATACGCTGCTGTCGTGATGCTTCTTCTGACTCCTCTTTCATGGCTTCAGGTGATAGTGGCCGAAGGTGTCAAGAAGCTATTGGAAGGACTTAATTTTTTCGTCCGTTGGGTGGAACAGCTTCCTTACGCTTCTATCGATGGAATCTGGCTTTATCAGTCGGAAATATGGGGTATTTATATTGTCGGCTGCTTATGGGCTTATTATTTCAAGAATCGTCGATATCGGAATTTATTGATTGGTCTTTTTTCTCTCTTATTACTGGGTACTTATCATGCAACATTGTATGGGTTGGATCGTCCTCGGACGGGCTTGGTCTTTTATAACGTGCGCGGTTGTCCTGCAGTGCATTGCATAGGGAATGACGGGCGCTCTTGGATAAGCTATGTAGATTCTATCCCCGATAAAAAACGTCTGGAACGCGTGGCTGCTAATTATTGGAGACGTCATCACCTTCTGCCTCCCCAAGAAATAACTACCGATTGCCGGTATGTTGAACTGAACCGTCGGCAGCAGATTGTATCTTATCATGGTTGTCATGTTGGTGTGATCAATGACAATCGTTGGCGCAACAAAACCACCGCTTCTCCGTTATATATTCATTATCTTTACTTATGCAAAGGATATGACGGACGTCTGGAGGAACTCAACCGGGTCTTTTCTTTCTCTTACGTCATATTGGACGCATCTCTCCCGGAATACCGCAAACACCTTCTTGAAAGCGAATGTAAAAAATCCGGTCTGCGGTTTATCTCGCTATCCGACGAAGGTTCTGTCCGCTTTTTGCTCTAA
- the rpe gene encoding ribulose-phosphate 3-epimerase, which translates to MKPIIAPSILSADFGYLAKDIEMLNRSEAEWVHIDIMDGVFVPNISFGFPVLKYVAKLSKKPLDVHLMIVNPEKFIPEVKALGAHTMNVHYEACPHLHRVIQQIREAGMQPAVTINPATPVALLQDIIREVYMVLVMSVNPGFGGQKFIEHSVEKVHELRALIERIGSKALIEVDGGVNLETGARLVEAGADALVAGNAVFAAPDPEAMIRQLHEL; encoded by the coding sequence ATGAAACCAATTATCGCTCCTTCCATCCTTTCTGCCGATTTTGGATATCTGGCAAAGGATATTGAAATGTTAAACCGCAGTGAAGCGGAGTGGGTACACATTGATATTATGGACGGAGTATTTGTTCCGAACATTTCATTTGGATTTCCGGTACTGAAATATGTGGCGAAGTTGAGCAAGAAACCGTTGGATGTGCATTTGATGATTGTGAATCCGGAAAAGTTTATTCCGGAAGTGAAGGCACTGGGTGCTCATACGATGAATGTGCATTATGAAGCCTGCCCGCATCTGCATCGGGTGATTCAGCAGATCAGAGAAGCAGGGATGCAACCTGCTGTAACGATCAATCCGGCCACTCCGGTAGCTCTTTTACAAGATATTATACGGGAGGTATATATGGTGCTTGTCATGAGCGTCAATCCGGGATTCGGTGGGCAGAAGTTTATTGAACACTCTGTAGAAAAGGTTCATGAACTGCGTGCCCTGATTGAACGGATAGGCTCGAAAGCACTGATTGAAGTAGACGGTGGGGTGAATCTGGAAACAGGTGCCCGCTTGGTTGAGGCAGGAGCTGATGCGCTAGTGGCTGGTAATGCTGTCTTTGCGGCACCGGATCCGGAAGCTATGATTCGTCAGCTACACGAACTGTAA
- the fmt gene encoding methionyl-tRNA formyltransferase, with the protein MKKEDLRIVYMGTPDFAVEALRQLVEGGYNVVGVITMPDKPAGRGHKIQYSPVKQYALEQNLPLLQPEKLKDEAFVEALRGWKADLQIVVAFRMLPEVVWNMPRLGTFNLHASLLPQYRGAAPINWAVINGDTETGITTFFLKHEIDTGEVIQQVRVPIADTDNVEVVHDKLMMLGGKLVLETVDAILSGMVKTIPQEEMAVVGELRPAPKIFKETCRIDWNQPVKKIYDFIRGLSPYPAAWSELITSKEETAVVVKIFESEKVYESHSLATGTILTDGKKFMKVAVTDGFVSVLSLQLPGKKRLKVDEFLRGYHLGDDCKMEVIHPMR; encoded by the coding sequence ATGAAAAAAGAAGACTTAAGAATTGTATATATGGGGACTCCCGATTTTGCGGTAGAGGCCCTGCGTCAATTGGTAGAAGGCGGTTATAATGTGGTGGGGGTGATTACTATGCCCGATAAGCCTGCCGGACGCGGACATAAGATTCAGTATTCTCCTGTAAAGCAATATGCGCTTGAACAAAACTTGCCGTTGCTTCAACCGGAGAAATTGAAAGATGAGGCTTTTGTAGAAGCGTTGCGTGGATGGAAGGCGGACTTGCAAATTGTAGTTGCTTTCCGTATGTTGCCCGAAGTGGTATGGAATATGCCCCGATTGGGCACGTTTAATCTTCATGCTTCTTTGCTCCCTCAATATCGTGGCGCTGCTCCTATCAACTGGGCGGTTATCAACGGTGATACGGAAACGGGGATTACCACTTTCTTTTTGAAACATGAGATAGACACCGGAGAAGTGATTCAGCAAGTGCGCGTGCCTATCGCAGATACCGATAATGTGGAAGTGGTACATGATAAGCTGATGATGTTGGGAGGAAAACTGGTTCTTGAAACGGTGGATGCCATATTGAGTGGAATGGTAAAAACGATTCCTCAAGAAGAGATGGCAGTTGTCGGTGAACTTCGTCCGGCTCCAAAGATATTTAAAGAGACTTGCCGGATTGACTGGAATCAGCCGGTGAAGAAGATATACGACTTTATCCGTGGATTATCACCTTATCCTGCTGCTTGGAGTGAACTGATTACTTCTAAAGAAGAGACAGCAGTGGTGGTGAAGATATTTGAAAGTGAGAAGGTGTATGAATCACATTCATTGGCCACAGGAACAATCCTGACAGATGGGAAGAAATTCATGAAAGTGGCTGTAACGGATGGATTTGTGTCTGTTCTTTCGTTACAGCTTCCCGGTAAAAAACGTCTGAAAGTAGATGAATTTCTTCGTGGGTATCACCTGGGAGATGATTGTAAGATGGAGGTGATTCATCCGATGAGGTGA